In Candidatus Hydrogenedentota bacterium, the following are encoded in one genomic region:
- a CDS encoding glycoside hydrolase family 9 protein, protein MRNFLATLISALFLAQTPLVHAAPDQALPEHAGAHPVSSPEYSGIDQILVLSSSWVIVVTSTMPELMDEIDRLAHGQFYRSLDVWKKSQQEGRLDWNTRKAISALRDDYITQARENVGERALKSPETYTIQSPGDPAYADPVAPAEVGYTLVGLGAGRHTGGHEIDYAHYAYLRLPSPMKPGQRYTFTAMGDKQATLHYDESHTVSRAIKVNQIGYLSTAPRKFAYLGAHIYGVGPLDCAPYTRFEVVNADTGDVALRGEVQLRDRSARIASEGAKSGDEPPPLINGEDVYELDLTGLRETCDFFIRVPGMGRSWPFRHAPDVYAPVFKTAARALYHQRCGVACEAPYTGWTRPQCHTAPVYESDLIAFGLGEFNPPENYNVFDIVGGSIDKSRMTENVRGGWHDAADWDRRNQHYTVVFDLLYAYELAPENFTDGQLTIPESGNGVPDILDEAAFGLEVWARSMTPEGGVSGYVETHTHPRLNDDVDYAFSRRTRWDSLLFAAAAAQLAQHLKNFDGSESERWEALAKRAWAFGSDPANSLGQVEIAARRNRGSGEPYTLTWEEKENYVTPYRLHARIRMHRLTGDKSYLEGLSDDMRGFPRPYQWPRTLKDYWPWFSYALAGADSVLPDFQRKRILREHLIAPAEDLLAHLDKIPYRRTWPRNQAGFMGWGNTDMTNAGRALLIAHDLTGDARFRDAAILNFDFMLGANPMGMSWTTGLGYVYPTDIQHEISQKDGIPDPVPGITIYGVTGGMFRDLRETVWKSPGGAASPNPVVFDSPEVPLWRRWSCHPHLNVGQCEFTIQETISSTIFCAAMLIDPEVPATAEATPRAPRPAEALYGRWYLP, encoded by the coding sequence GTGCGTAATTTCCTGGCCACCCTCATTTCCGCGCTGTTCCTCGCGCAGACGCCCCTCGTACACGCCGCGCCCGATCAGGCGCTCCCCGAGCATGCCGGCGCCCATCCCGTTTCTTCCCCGGAGTACAGCGGTATAGACCAGATCCTCGTCCTCTCCAGCTCCTGGGTGATTGTCGTCACCTCCACCATGCCGGAACTCATGGACGAAATCGACCGCCTCGCCCACGGCCAGTTCTACCGCTCGCTCGACGTCTGGAAAAAAAGCCAGCAGGAAGGCCGCCTCGACTGGAATACCCGCAAGGCCATTTCCGCCCTGCGCGACGACTACATCACCCAGGCCCGGGAAAACGTCGGCGAACGCGCCCTCAAATCCCCCGAGACCTACACCATTCAAAGCCCCGGCGATCCCGCCTACGCGGATCCCGTCGCCCCGGCGGAAGTGGGGTACACGCTCGTCGGACTCGGCGCGGGCCGCCACACCGGCGGCCACGAAATCGACTACGCCCACTATGCCTACCTGCGCCTCCCTTCGCCCATGAAGCCCGGGCAGCGCTACACCTTCACCGCCATGGGCGACAAGCAAGCCACATTGCACTACGACGAGAGCCATACCGTCTCTCGCGCCATCAAGGTCAACCAGATCGGCTACCTCAGCACCGCCCCGCGAAAATTCGCCTACCTCGGCGCGCACATCTACGGCGTGGGCCCGCTCGACTGCGCCCCCTATACCCGCTTCGAGGTCGTCAACGCGGACACCGGCGACGTCGCCCTGCGCGGGGAGGTCCAATTGCGCGACCGGAGCGCCCGTATCGCCTCCGAAGGCGCGAAGTCCGGCGACGAACCCCCGCCCCTCATCAATGGCGAAGACGTTTACGAGCTCGACCTGACCGGACTCCGCGAAACCTGCGACTTCTTCATCCGGGTGCCCGGCATGGGCCGCTCCTGGCCCTTCCGCCACGCGCCCGATGTCTACGCGCCGGTTTTCAAGACCGCCGCCCGCGCCCTCTACCACCAGCGCTGCGGCGTCGCCTGCGAAGCCCCCTACACCGGCTGGACGCGCCCCCAATGCCACACCGCCCCCGTCTACGAATCGGATCTCATCGCCTTCGGCCTCGGCGAGTTCAACCCGCCCGAAAACTACAACGTCTTCGATATCGTCGGTGGCTCCATCGACAAGTCCCGAATGACCGAAAACGTCCGCGGCGGCTGGCACGACGCCGCCGACTGGGATCGCCGAAACCAGCACTACACCGTCGTCTTCGATCTCCTCTACGCCTACGAGCTCGCGCCCGAAAACTTTACCGACGGCCAGCTCACTATCCCCGAGTCCGGCAATGGCGTCCCCGACATCCTCGACGAAGCCGCGTTCGGCCTCGAAGTCTGGGCCCGCAGCATGACCCCGGAGGGCGGCGTCTCCGGCTACGTCGAAACCCACACCCATCCGCGCCTCAACGACGATGTCGACTACGCATTCTCCCGCCGCACCCGATGGGATTCCCTGCTCTTCGCCGCCGCCGCCGCCCAGCTCGCCCAGCATCTCAAAAACTTCGACGGCAGCGAAAGCGAACGCTGGGAAGCCCTCGCAAAACGCGCCTGGGCCTTCGGCAGCGACCCCGCAAACAGCCTCGGGCAGGTCGAGATTGCCGCGCGGCGCAATCGGGGATCCGGCGAACCCTATACCCTCACCTGGGAAGAAAAAGAAAACTACGTCACGCCCTACCGCCTCCACGCGCGTATTCGCATGCACCGCCTCACCGGCGACAAGAGCTACCTGGAAGGCCTCTCCGATGACATGCGCGGCTTCCCCCGGCCCTACCAGTGGCCGCGTACGCTTAAAGACTACTGGCCCTGGTTCAGCTACGCCCTGGCCGGCGCCGATTCCGTACTCCCCGATTTCCAGCGAAAGCGCATCCTCCGCGAGCACCTCATCGCGCCCGCCGAGGACCTGCTCGCCCACCTCGACAAGATCCCCTACCGCCGCACCTGGCCCCGAAACCAGGCCGGCTTTATGGGCTGGGGAAACACCGACATGACCAACGCAGGGCGCGCCCTCCTTATCGCCCACGACCTCACCGGAGACGCCCGATTCCGGGACGCCGCCATCCTCAATTTCGATTTCATGCTCGGGGCCAACCCCATGGGCATGTCCTGGACCACCGGCCTCGGCTACGTTTACCCCACCGACATCCAGCACGAGATCAGCCAGAAAGACGGCATCCCCGATCCCGTCCCCGGCATCACCATCTACGGCGTCACCGGCGGAATGTTTCGCGACCTGCGGGAAACCGTCTGGAAGTCGCCCGGCGGCGCCGCGTCCCCGAATCCCGTCGTGTTCGATTCGCCCGAAGTTCCCCTCTGGCGCCGCTGGTCCTGCCACCCGCACCTGAACGTGGGCCAATGCGAATTCACCATCCAGGAAACCATCAGCTCCACCATCTTCTGCGCCGCCATGCTCATCGATCCCGAGGTCCCCGCAACCGCCGAGGCAACCCCGCGCGCGCCCCGCCCCGCCGAGGCCCTCTATGGCCGCTGGTATCTCCCATAA